In Actinomadura citrea, a single window of DNA contains:
- the hisS gene encoding histidine--tRNA ligase, which produces MSSSFRAPKGVSEYVPPRADLFYAIREAFAEQARLAGYGYLELAVFEDTNLFRRGVGESTDVVSKEMYTFEDRGGRSLTLRPEFTASVLRSVLENNLHKGSLPVKVWTTGAAFRAERPQQGRYRQFYQLDLEAIGSEDPQVDAETIAIAWNWYRSLGLTRVRLLLNSLGCKECRPAYRALLQDFLRGLDLDEDTRARVEINPLRVLDDKRPKVREQLAGAPLMADHLCPACKAHHDRVRELLADLGIAWEDTPTLVRGLDYYTRTTYEFDHPLLGAQSGIGGGGRYDGLSEDIGGPLLPGIGFGLGLDRTILALEAESSDEAGPAFAAKPRCEAFGVALGDTAERRLFALVAELRRAGIAADMAFGGKRLKGAMKDADRSGARYAVILGERDIADGVAQVKDLAEGEQTAVPLTDLTTTLKERLSK; this is translated from the coding sequence ATGAGTTCGAGTTTCCGGGCCCCAAAGGGGGTCAGCGAGTACGTCCCGCCGCGCGCGGATCTCTTCTACGCCATCCGGGAGGCGTTCGCCGAGCAGGCGAGGCTGGCCGGGTACGGGTATCTGGAACTGGCGGTGTTCGAGGACACCAACCTGTTCCGGCGCGGCGTCGGCGAGTCCACCGACGTCGTGTCCAAGGAGATGTACACCTTCGAGGACAGGGGCGGCCGGTCGCTGACGCTGCGCCCCGAGTTCACCGCGTCGGTGCTGCGCTCCGTCCTGGAGAACAACCTGCACAAGGGCTCGCTGCCGGTGAAGGTGTGGACGACCGGGGCCGCGTTCCGGGCCGAGCGCCCGCAGCAGGGCCGCTACCGGCAGTTCTACCAGCTCGACCTGGAGGCGATCGGCAGCGAGGACCCGCAGGTCGACGCCGAGACGATCGCGATCGCGTGGAACTGGTACCGGTCCCTCGGCCTGACCCGGGTGCGGCTGCTGCTGAACTCGCTCGGCTGCAAGGAGTGCCGCCCCGCCTACCGGGCCCTGCTGCAGGACTTCCTGCGCGGCCTGGACCTGGACGAGGACACCCGCGCCCGCGTCGAGATCAACCCGCTGCGGGTGCTGGACGACAAGCGTCCCAAGGTCCGCGAGCAGCTCGCGGGCGCCCCGCTGATGGCCGACCACCTGTGCCCGGCGTGCAAGGCGCACCACGACCGCGTCCGGGAGCTGCTCGCCGACCTCGGCATCGCGTGGGAGGACACCCCCACCCTCGTCCGCGGCCTGGACTACTACACCCGCACCACCTACGAGTTCGACCACCCGCTGCTCGGCGCCCAGTCCGGCATCGGCGGCGGCGGCCGCTACGACGGGCTGTCGGAGGACATCGGCGGTCCCCTGCTGCCCGGCATCGGATTCGGGCTCGGCCTGGACCGCACGATCCTCGCCCTGGAGGCCGAGTCGTCGGACGAGGCGGGCCCCGCGTTCGCCGCCAAGCCGCGCTGCGAGGCGTTCGGCGTGGCGCTCGGCGACACCGCCGAGCGGCGCCTGTTCGCGCTCGTCGCGGAGCTGCGCCGCGCCGGGATCGCCGCCGACATGGCGTTCGGCGGCAAGAGGCTGAAGGGCGCCATGAAGGACGCGGACCGCTCGGGCGCCCGGTACGCCGTGATCCTCGGGGAGCGAGATATCGCGGACGGCGTCGCCCAGGTCAAGGACCTGGCCGAGGGCGAGCAGACCGCCGTCCCGCTCACCGACCTCACCACGACGTTGAAGGAAAGGCTCTCGAAATGA